The Pristiophorus japonicus isolate sPriJap1 unplaced genomic scaffold, sPriJap1.hap1 HAP1_SCAFFOLD_42, whole genome shotgun sequence genome includes a region encoding these proteins:
- the LOC139250750 gene encoding probable G-protein coupled receptor 139 produces MVAMATADLLIMIINVILYNIFSYHFPLSFLAQTPVCIFLIYMTAITVHLSVWFTVSFTFDRFVVICCQKFISKYCTKRTAAVVITTFAILTFLNNIPVLFAFESEQLINKVQWGCRSSFVFFTSPLGIAYVWFYSAWGAWLPFTLIALLNCFTVRRILEANRARRGLQGNRIENYCDPETESRRKSIILLFAISGSFMLLWLTTTVSLVTTRLTNTSYYRGNRRDPGYIATETGAMLKLLSSCLNPCIYAAAQTKFREELKMVLTSPWTLILRLVRKRELKDSS; encoded by the coding sequence atggttgccatggcaacagcagatctactgatCATGATCATCAATGTAATACTTTATAATATTTTCAGTTATCACTTTCCACTTTCATTCCTGGCACAAACGCCCGTCTGTATATTCCTAATCTACATGACTGCTATCACCGTCCATTTGTCTGTTTGGTTCACcgtctccttcacatttgaccgatttgtggTTATCTGCTGCCAGAAGTTTATATCAAAGTATTGCACCAAGAGAACTGCAGCCGTGGTTATAACAACGTTCGCCATCCTAACTTTTTTAAACAACATCCCTGTTTTGTTTGCTTTCGAATCTGAACAACTAATTAACAAGGTGCAGTGGGGCTGCCGGTCCAGTTTTGTTTTTTTTACCTCGCCTCTAGGTATAGCGTACGTCTGGTTTTACAGCGCCTGGGGCGCTTGGCTTCCTTTTACTTTAATTGCATTGTTAAATTGTTTCACAGTCAGACGTATTTTAGAGGCGAACAGAGCCCGCAGGGGACTCCAGGGCAACAGGATTGAGAATTATTGTGATCCAGAGACAGAGAGCAGAAGGAAATCTATCATTTTACTCTTCGCTATATCGGGCAGTTTTATGTTGTTGTGGCTGACAACTACCGTGAGTTTGGTAACTACCAGACTGACAAACACAAGTTATTACCGAGGTAACCGCAGAGACCCTGGATATATTGCCACTGAAACCGGAGCTATGCTGAAACTTCTGAGTTCCTGTCTAAACCCGTGCATTTATGCAGCGgcccagacgaaattcagagaaGAACTGAAGATGGTGCTGACATCTCCCTGGACACTGATTCTGAGATTAGTTAGAAAACGAGAATTAAAAGATTCAAGTTAA